DNA from Prevotella melaninogenica:
CTCTTTAGGCTACCAGGAACACCTGACTGTGCACCGAGGAATACCTTATCACCGATAGTGATATGACCAGCTATACCCACCTGTCCGCCAAACATACACCATTGACCAACTTTGGTTGAGCCTGCAATACCTACCTGAGCAGACATTACTGTATTCTCACCAATATCATTGTTGTGTGCTATTTGAACAAGGTTGTCAAGTTTCACTCCCTTACGAACGTATGTACTGCCCATGGTTGAGCGGTCAATACAAGTGTTGGCACCAATCTCTACGTTATCTTCTATTGTTACAATACCAATCTGAGGTATTTTATCGTAACTATTAGTTTCTGGATTAGGTGCAAAACCGAAACCATCCGCACCAATTACACAACCAGAATGAAGGATAACATTTTTGCCAATCTTACAACCATGATAAATGCTTGCATTTGGATAGACAATACAATTATTTCCCAGCTGCACACCATCCATGATTGTTGCATGAGGATAAATCTGACAGCCGTCACCCAAAGTTACACCATCACCTATATATGCAAATGCACCGATATAGACATCCTTGCCAATTGTTGCTTTCGAAGAAACAAAAGCAAGAGAATCAATGCCTTGCTTCTTAGGTTTCATACTTTCATAGAGTTGCAACAACTTAGCAACGCAATCTCGTGCATTCTTTACACGGATAAGAGTAGGCTTTACCTCCTTGTCCAGTTGAATGTCTTCATCTATAAGTACAATGCTTGACTCTGTTTCAAAGAGATAGTGTATATATTTAGGGTTTGCCAGAAAAGAGATTGCTCCTTTCTTACCTTCTTCAATCTTGGCGAAGGTATTAATGGTTACGTTTTCGTCACCTTCAATATGACCTTGTATAAATTGCGATATTTGTTTCGCAGAGAATTCCATTTATATTGCCTTTTATTGATTATAATTTGTGCAAAGATAGGGATTTTTTATTAGAAACGTTGATAAGATAGGTAATATTTACATATTTTTTTCGAGAGTAATTCAATGTTCAAAATCTCTGATGCTTCAGTTATATCTTTCAATGTTCCGTCTTTGTATAGAATGCTAATATGGTCATCAAAAGGATTGTACATATCTTTCTGTACCCGATTTACTCCAATGAGGTAATCACAATCAGCGAGACTTATCTCATATCGTTCAGAAATCTGTTGTTTAAGTTGATTGATTTCCTCTGTTGTTGGTTCCTCTTCTCGCACCTCTACTTTGAAGATTTTTCGATTAATCATGTTTGAAGATAGAAGTGAGAGTATCTTATCTTCATGTTGTTGCCATACTTTAATAGCACTCCATATATCGTTGTCATCCAATGCTATATAATTATCTAACGCCTTGTTGTCTGTGTGGAAAGTTTCAGCTGTTATATCATTGTAAAGGAAGTAACGGAGAGCAGGTGAAGCAAAAAGTTCAACTCCTTCTTTTGCTAATTGTTTTGCTCTATGTAAAGCATTGATAAGAACATTCTCGCATCCAACGGTTGTCTTATGCAGATATACTTGCCAATACATAAGACGACGTGAGGTAAGATAATTCTCGATAGTATAAATACCATTTGATTCGACTACCAAAGCATCATCGACAACGTTAAGCATCTTGATAATACGTGCAGAGCCAATATTGCCTTCTGTCACTCCCGTAAAGAAACTATCACGGCGGAGATAGTCAAGCCTATCCATGTCAAGTTGGCTGGAAATTAGCTGATGAAGGTAGGATTTGGGGTATTCATCCTTAAAGATACTAATAGCAAGGTTGAGTGCTCCATGCATATCTTGGTTGATACGGTCCATCATCATCAGCGATATTTCTTCATGTGTAATACCACTAATCAGTGTGTTTTCCAGCACATGAGAAAAAGGAGCATGTCCGATGTCATGCATTAGGATGGCAGCTTGTACCGCTTCAGCCTCACTATCAAAGACAAACACACCTTTTTGTTGTAGCGATATAAGTGCCTCACTCATAAGATGAAAGGCACCTAAAGA
Protein-coding regions in this window:
- a CDS encoding HD domain-containing protein, producing MTDAKIINDPVFGFIKVPRGLLLDIVRHPLMQRLTRIKQLGLTQEVYPGAQHTRFQHSLGAFHLMSEALISLQQKGVFVFDSEAEAVQAAILMHDIGHAPFSHVLENTLISGITHEEISLMMMDRINQDMHGALNLAISIFKDEYPKSYLHQLISSQLDMDRLDYLRRDSFFTGVTEGNIGSARIIKMLNVVDDALVVESNGIYTIENYLTSRRLMYWQVYLHKTTVGCENVLINALHRAKQLAKEGVELFASPALRYFLYNDITAETFHTDNKALDNYIALDDNDIWSAIKVWQQHEDKILSLLSSNMINRKIFKVEVREEEPTTEEINQLKQQISERYEISLADCDYLIGVNRVQKDMYNPFDDHISILYKDGTLKDITEASEILNIELLSKKICKYYLSYQRF
- the lpxD gene encoding UDP-3-O-(3-hydroxymyristoyl)glucosamine N-acyltransferase, whose amino-acid sequence is MEFSAKQISQFIQGHIEGDENVTINTFAKIEEGKKGAISFLANPKYIHYLFETESSIVLIDEDIQLDKEVKPTLIRVKNARDCVAKLLQLYESMKPKKQGIDSLAFVSSKATIGKDVYIGAFAYIGDGVTLGDGCQIYPHATIMDGVQLGNNCIVYPNASIYHGCKIGKNVILHSGCVIGADGFGFAPNPETNSYDKIPQIGIVTIEDNVEIGANTCIDRSTMGSTYVRKGVKLDNLVQIAHNNDIGENTVMSAQVGIAGSTKVGQWCMFGGQVGIAGHITIGDKVFLGAQSGVPGSLKSNQQLIGTPPMEQRPYFKSQAIFQRLPEMYKQLNALQKEIEELKKNK